A region of Argentina anserina chromosome 5, drPotAnse1.1, whole genome shotgun sequence DNA encodes the following proteins:
- the LOC126794954 gene encoding brassinosteroid-responsive RING protein 1-like has protein sequence MGFPAGYTELLLPNLFLSTLSILDFIRKLISILFSLLGLQDFIEPDNAWSSDPHHPTRIPEFQSVSALLIREILPVVKFSDLLDPPESCAVCLYEFEGDDDVRPLTNCRHIFHKGCVDRWVGYDQKTCPLCRTPFIPDDMQGAFNERLWEASGIPDFYGDFPHAIGYDL, from the coding sequence ATGGGGTTCCCAGCAGGCTACACAGAGCTTCTGCTCCCCAATCTCTTCCTCAGTACACTTTCTATTCTGGATTTCATCAGAAAGCTTATCagtatcctcttctccttaTTGGGTCTCCAAGACTTCATCGAGCCCGACAATGCCTGGTCGTCCGACCCGCACCATCCGACCCGGATCCCGGAATTTCAGTCCGTCTCTGCCTTACTGATCCGCGAAATCCTCCCTGTCGTGAAGTTCTCGGACCTGCTCGACCCTCCCGAGTCCTGCGCCGTCTGCCTGTACGAGTTCGAGGGCGATGATGACGTACGACCCTTGACCAACTGTCGTCACATCTTCCACAAAGGCTGCGTCGACCGGTGGGTCGGCTACGACCAGAAGACGTGCCCGCTTTGCCGGACACCGTTTATACCGGACGATATGCAGGGGGCATTCAACGAGAGGCTTTGGGAGGCTTCTGGCATCCCCGACTTTTACGGCGACTTTCCTCATGCTATTGGTTACGACTTGTAG